Genomic window (Methanococcus voltae):
TTACACAGTATTAGAAGTTAACGGCGGAGTTTGCAGAAAATTTTATGAACTCGGTATTATACCAGGTTGTAAAATAACCTTGTTAAACAAAAGTAGGGGACCTTTATTAGTTAGAATAGGGAACTGTAAAATAGCCATAGGTAGAGGAATGGCAGATAAAATTATGGTAAAATAATAATGGATTATTTAATCTAATTTTTATTAAGATAACTTTTAAATCTCTAAAACATTGCGGATATGATTTAATTCCCCCGAAATTGTATCCATTTTTTGCTTTTTTGTCATATCATTACCATTATTATATAATAGGTCATTAAATTCTAAAATAATTGAACTTTTATAATTATATTTATGGACTAAATCATATATCGATTTTTCAAATAATGATTTATAAGGTTCTTCAGAATTTTTTAAAGAATAATGGTCGGTATCTTTAGAATTAACACCCGATATATGAACATTAGAAATTTTTGAAGTATCAACGTTTTTTAAAAATTCTTCAACGTGTGTACGTGCGTGTACAAAATCAAGAGTAAATCTTAATTTTTCATATTTATTTAAGTAGTAATTAATTTCCTCGGGCGTTTTACATAATTTATTTATTCCTTGCGGTGAATTTTCAACAGATAATATTAATTCATTGCTTATTAATTCATCAATTTGCTGAACAGATTCTAAATCCCTGTAATCTACATATTCATTGAGTTTACAGCATAGTCTAATGTAATTACTTAAATAAGCGTATTCTTCGTTGATTCTCGGCAACCTTTTTGCACTTCTTTGACCTGCGTGAAATACCATATGTTTTGCTTCGTAGAACTTAGCAACGTTTAAAGCCCAAAAAGTTTCTTCTAATGTAATATTCCGAAGGTTTTCGTTAGTAGACGCAGGATTAAGCTCTATATATGGTGCGTGGACACACAA
Coding sequences:
- a CDS encoding FeoA family protein — encoded protein: MESILSKNPGSYTVLEVNGGVCRKFYELGIIPGCKITLLNKSRGPLLVRIGNCKIAIGRGMADKIMVK
- a CDS encoding TIM barrel protein — translated: MSKSKHLKLSKPVIGLTSLFFWEYPIEEIVDIVRELELSCFEFVVENPEFWKNRYDEDYLKNLKKEMLKIKHLCVHAPYIELNPASTNENLRNITLEETFWALNVAKFYEAKHMVFHAGQRSAKRLPRINEEYAYLSNYIRLCCKLNEYVDYRDLESVQQIDELISNELILSVENSPQGINKLCKTPEEINYYLNKYEKLRFTLDFVHARTHVEEFLKNVDTSKISNVHISGVNSKDTDHYSLKNSEEPYKSLFEKSIYDLVHKYNYKSSIILEFNDLLYNNGNDMTKKQKMDTISGELNHIRNVLEI